A genome region from Aphelocoma coerulescens isolate FSJ_1873_10779 chromosome Z unlocalized genomic scaffold, UR_Acoe_1.0 ChrZ, whole genome shotgun sequence includes the following:
- the RGP1 gene encoding RAB6A-GEF complex partner protein 2, which translates to MIEVLAKLGRGPVFLAGEVLECVITFTNPLSASSTSASSEMLAWASAQIHCQFHASENRVALPPSDGSKHDVQAENETVFVPNRGERGQCILSTPPKILFCDLRLDPGESKSYSYCETLPVDGPPSFRGQSVKYVYKLTIGCQRVNSPIKLLRVPFRVLVLHGLKDYQFPQDEAVAPSNPFLEEEEGLKKDSRLADLATELLMVATSRRSLHLYNISNTRGKVGTFCIFKTVYKIGEDVIGTFNFSEGDIPCLQFSVSLQTEESIQEEFQRRRGQPVSFTVHARHQESCLHTAQSSFSLPIPLSSTPGFTTNIVSLKWRLHFEFVTSGESAGTCLVRGSQSEAVTWTGVEQMEVDTFSWDLPIKVLPTNPILASYVSQFSSTNSITI; encoded by the exons TGAGATGCTGGCATGGGCCAGCGCCCAGATCCACTGCCAGTTTCATGCCAGCGAGAACCGGGTGGCACTCCCTCCCTCTGATGGCAGCAAGCACGATGTGCAGGCAGAGAATGAGACCGTCTTTGTCCCCAACAGAG GAGAGCGGGGTCAGTGTATCCTGTCCACCCCACCAAAGATTCTCTTCTGTGACTTGCGACTGGATCCTGGGGAGTCAAAGTCCT ATTCATACTGTGAGACGCTGCCTGTTGATGGCCCCCCCTCTTTCCGGGGCCAGTCCGTGAAGTACGTGTACAAGCTGACCATCGGCTGCCAGCGCGTCAACTCCCCCATCAAGCTCCTGCGAGTGCCCTTCCGTGTCCTTGTGCTGCACG GGCTCAAGGATTACCAGTTCCCACAGGATGAGGCTGTTGCACCCTCAAACcccttcctggaggaggaggagggcttgAAGAAAGACTCTCGTCTGGCAGACCTAGCGACAGAACTGCTCATGGTGGCCACCTCCCGACGCAGCCTGC ACCTGTACAACATCAGCAACACTCGTGGGAAGGTGGGGACATTCTGCATCTTTAAGACTGTGTATAAGATTGGAGAGGATGTCATTGGGACCTTCAACTTCTCAGAAGGAGACATCCCATGTCTGCAG TTCTCGGTGAGCCTGCAGACGGAGGAGAGCATTCAGGAGGAGTTCCAGCGCCGGCGGGGGCAGCCTGTCTCCTTCACCGTGCACGCCCGCCATCAGGAgtcctgcctgcacacagcacagagcagcttcaGCCTGCCCATCCCACTCAGCTCGACCCCAGGATTCACCACCAACATCG TGTCCCTGAAGTGGAGGCTGCACTTTGAATTTGTGACCTCTGGGGAGTCGGCGGGAACTTGCTTGGTTCGTGGGAGCCAGTCAGAGGCTGTCACCTGGACTGGGGTGGAGCAGATGGAAGTGGACACCTTCAGCTGGGACTTGCCCATCAAAGTTCTTCCCACCAACCCCATCCTGGCTTCCTATGTTTCTCAGTTCTCCAGCACTAACTCTATCACCATCTGA
- the MSMP gene encoding prostate-associated microseminoprotein, with translation MQAQKMGCAWGRLCLLLSLFLQLPGSQAKCYFQAKAPCEYEGKQFSLGESWLSTNCLLCTCLHPIGVGCCETTQHPIDFPDWCEAHYDSQTCQISVVQKANPSLPCVKSVEHEWGSAGTPEPLVNKVLGAGLSR, from the exons ATGCAAGCACAGAAGATGGGGTGTGCTTGGGGCAGGCTTTGCCtgcttctttccctcttcctccaGCTGCCAGGCTCCCAGGCCAAATGCTACTTCCAGGCTAAAG ctccctgtgaGTATGAAGGGAAGCAGTTCTCCCTTGGGGAATCATGGCTGAGCACCAACTGCCTGCTCTGCACCTGCCTGCACCCCATTGGTGTGGGCTGCTGCGAGAC CACCCAGCACCCCATCGACTTCCCTGACTGGTGTGAGGCCCACTATGACTCACAGACCTGCCAGATCTCCGTAGTGCAGAAGGCCAACCCCAGCCTGCCGTGCGTGAAGAGTGTGGAGCACGAGTGGGGCTCAGCCGGCACTCCCGAGCCGCTGGTGAACAAGGTGCTGggtgcagggctgagcagatAG